The Brachyhypopomus gauderio isolate BG-103 chromosome 2, BGAUD_0.2, whole genome shotgun sequence genome contains a region encoding:
- the slc38a8a gene encoding putative sodium-coupled neutral amino acid transporter 8a — MEQLASESISLLAKPSRDRDGQRLGSFGAVFIMLKSALGAGLLNFPWAFARAGGIRYAVAVEMLCVIFLISALVILGYSSSISGQSSYQAVVQDLCGPVVGKLCAIFFVFNLFMISVAFLVILADQLQKLSESIYELIHGSSESEMSHHWYTDQRFTLFILCFFLILPLSIPKEIWTQKYTSVLGTLAATYLTVAVTVKYYIRAESEHSLSPVYSSGSSSWAPVFSVIPTICYGFQCHEASIAIYSSLENKTLSHWVLISSVSIFFCTVLYSLTGIYGYLTFGKNVAADILMSYSGDDVIIIIARLLFGVSIITIYPIVLLLGRSVIQAPLLCLRGKHIIVTPSFENFTRLALTLAWVVTTLLIAVSVPDISKVISVIGGISALFIFIFPGLCLILAMQSQPVSPTLRWALIAWGVIMLLCGSFIFGQSTSIAVMQILNKT; from the exons ATGGAACAGTTGGCGAGCGAAAGCATAAGCTTATTAGCCAAGCCCTCGCGGGACAGAGATGGCCAGAGGCTGGGCTCCTTTGGAGCAGTTTTCATCATGCTGAAGTCTGCTCTTGGTGCGGGACTATTGAACTTTCCATGGGCTTTCGCGAGAGCTGGAGGAATTCGCTATGCTGTTGCCGTGGAAATG CTCTGTGTCATCTTCCTCATTAGCGCCCTGGTCATCCTGGGATACTCCTCTTCCATCAGTGGACAGAGCTCATACCAAGCCGTGGTGCAGGATCTGTGTGGGCCAGTCGTTGGAAAGCTTTGTGCCATCTTTTTTGTCTTCAATCTCTTCATGATCTCAGTGGCCTTCCTGGTAATACTGGCAGACCAACTTCAGAAAT TGTCAGAGTCCATATATGAACTAATCCATGGTTCTTCTGAGAGTGAGATGTCTCATCACTGGTACACAGACCAGAGGTTTACACTCTTCATCCTGTgcttcttcctcatcctccctctctccattcctAAAGAGATCTGGACACAGAAGTACACCAG TGTGTTGGGTACCCTAGCTGCCACCTATTTGACTGTCGCTGTAACTGTAAAATATTACATAAGAGCAGAGTCTGAgcactctctctcacctgtctacAGTAGCGG ATCAAGTTCCTGGGCTCCTGTCTTCAGTGTCATTCCCACTATCTGCTATGGCTTTCAG TGTCATGAGGCCAGCATTGCCATCTACAGCAGCCTGGAGAACAAGACGCTCTCCCACTGGGTTCTCATCTCTTCTGTGTCCATATTCTTCTGCACTGTACTTTACTCTCTCACAG GGATCTATGGTTATCTCACCTTTGGGAAGAATGTTGCTGCTGATATTCTGATGTCATACAGCggagatgatgtcatcattattATTGCCAGGTTGCTCTTTGGGGTCTCCATCATCACTATTTACCCCATTGTTCTCCTCCTTGGAAG GTCTGTGATTCAGGCTCCGTTACTGTGTCTCAGAGGAAAGCACATAATAGTGACTCCATCTTTTGAGAACTTCACCAGACTTGCTCTGACCTTGGCCTGGGTTGTCACCACCCTCCTCATCGCAGTCTCCGTTCCAGACATCAGCAAAGTGATCAGTGTCATTGGTGGAATCAGTGccctcttcatcttcatctttccAG GGCTTTGTTTAATTTTGGCCATGCAATCGCAGCCCGTGTCCCCCACACTAAG GTGGGCCCTGATTGCGTGGGGAGTGATCATGCTTTTGTGCGGTTCATTCATCTTTGGCCAGAGCACCTCCATTGCCGTTATGCAGATTTTGAATAAAACGTAA